A window of Brassica napus cultivar Da-Ae chromosome C5 unlocalized genomic scaffold, Da-Ae chrC05_Random_36, whole genome shotgun sequence genomic DNA:
TGGGAAGCGCGGTGAAAGACTTCAAACAAGGAGACGAAGTATACGCAAACGTGAGCGAGAAAGCGTTGGAAGGACCGAAGCAATCCGGCTCTCTGGCGGAGTACACGGCCGTGGAAGAGAAGCTTTTAGCCTTAAAGCCTAAAAACATCGATTTCGCTCAAGCCGCGGGGCTTCCGCTTGCTATTGAAACCGCCGACGAAGGTCTCGTTAGGACGGAGTTCTCCGCCGGGAAATCAATTCTCGTTCTCAACGGCGCGCGGAGGAGTAGGAAGCCTTGCGAttcaggttaaaaaaaaaaaaaccaattctCGTTTCTCAATGGTTCTTGATTGATTCCCTCACGTTTCGTATATGGAACACAGCTTGCGAAGCACGTCTACGGAGCTTCGAAGGTGGCTGCAACGCCAGCGAGCACCGGGAAGCTAGAGCTGGTGAGAAGCTTAGGTGCTGATTTAGCTATTGATTACACCAAGGAGAACATTGAAGACTTGACTGAGAGATTCGATGTCGTCTTTGACGCCATTGGTAAGCAAACACGAAAACAAAATAACACATGAATGTAGTTTCTTGTACAAGTAATCAAGAacactgttttttttgtttgttttgtcaAAAGGGATGTGTGATAAGGCGGTGAAGGTGATAAAGGAGGAGGGAAGTTGTGGCCTTGACCGGAGCCGTCACGCCTCCTGGTTTCAGATTCGTTTGTGACATCTAACGGCGATGTTCTGAAGAAACTGAATCCATACATTGAGAGTGGGAAGGTGAAGCCTGTGGTTGATCCCAAAGGACCTTTTCCATTCTCACGTGTGGCTGATGCTTTCTCATACCTAGAAACGAACCATGCCACAGGGAAGGTCGTTGTATATCCTATCCCTTGAGTTGCTTAAGTGTAGccttatttatatgttaagcTAATTAAACAAGCGTCAAAAGTCGTTGTAGAGGTTTTTGAGTTATAAAACTCATATGAATATGGAAACTAAAATGCTATTTATAGCTTTTTCATTACAGAGATCAAACGAGACTAGAGAAGACACAAagtagtaaacatagagaaaacaTGAGTAGGAATGttttaagaaaaggaaaaagcaGGGTGGTCTGAAGTCGAGTTCCCAGAGATCAAACGTTCCTTCACCACGAAATCGTAGTGAGCTCCTCTTAAGGCGAGCTTGTTCTTCACCACTCGCTCTTTCACAAATGGGTAAGACAACAGATTCCCTAAGGACACGTTCACGGCTTCCTGGAAATCCAAAGACAATCTCAGCTTTTACCTTCAAATTAAGACAGAGAAACGGAGCAAAGATTGTGTCTTTTTCTTATTAACTACCTTCTCACAGTAGCTACACTGATCGTTGAAGCTCAGATGTCCTGCTTGACCATGTCTTTGCCGGTGTGCCGATCTGGACCCAGTTATCTATGAAGACGCTGCTGCCATTATAAAGAATTTCAATAAAATTAG
This region includes:
- the LOC125594837 gene encoding beta carbonic anhydrase 3-like, whose amino-acid sequence is MSIEDDAAPSKNSVFIDNWVQIGTPAKTWSSRTSELQRSEAVNVSLGNLLSYPFVKERVVKNKLALRGAHYDFVVKERLISGNSTSDHPAFSFS